In one window of Ruminococcus hominis DNA:
- a CDS encoding MBL fold metallo-hydrolase, with protein MKITYINHSGFLVETKDCYYIFDYYKGELPPLDKKKEVIVFCSHFHEDHFNPKIFEILDEMGMTYQAVLSKDIRKKNKRSDMKITYAYHDKAYTLDNDTEVDTLLSNDSGVAFIVKTREGTIYHAGDLNDWYWEGEPETDNQRLTSAYRAEIRKIKGMHFDVAFVPLDPRQEEHYADGILYFLENVDCNAIFPMHYWGDASVIKRFITEHPQYKSRIKNTECTKGEVL; from the coding sequence ATGAAAATAACTTATATTAATCATAGTGGCTTTTTGGTTGAGACTAAAGATTGCTACTATATCTTTGACTATTACAAGGGTGAATTGCCACCTCTCGATAAGAAGAAAGAAGTGATTGTCTTTTGCAGTCACTTTCACGAGGATCATTTTAACCCGAAAATCTTTGAAATCCTTGATGAAATGGGGATGACCTATCAGGCTGTTTTATCGAAAGATATACGCAAGAAGAATAAGCGGTCTGATATGAAAATTACATATGCTTATCACGATAAAGCATATACGTTGGATAATGATACCGAAGTTGATACATTGCTTTCAAATGATAGCGGTGTTGCATTTATTGTCAAAACAAGAGAAGGAACGATTTACCACGCCGGTGATTTAAATGACTGGTATTGGGAGGGTGAGCCGGAGACGGATAATCAGAGGCTTACATCGGCATATCGTGCAGAAATTAGAAAAATTAAGGGGATGCATTTTGATGTTGCATTTGTTCCGCTTGATCCAAGACAAGAAGAACACTATGCCGACGGGATTCTATATTTTCTTGAAAATGTAGATTGCAATGCCATTTTTCCAATGCATTATTGGGGTGATGCCAGTGTAATCAAGCGGTTTATTACTGAACACCCACAATATAAGTCACGTATTAAAAACACAGAATGTACAAAAGGAGAAGTATTATGA
- a CDS encoding VOC family protein — protein MNFKMIHENYNVSDLEKSIKFYNEALDLHEVRRKTTDDFIIVYLSNDISDFELELTWLKDHPQPYDLGECEFHLAFRADDYEAAYKKHKEMGCICFENEAMGIYFIEDPDGYWLEILP, from the coding sequence ATGAATTTTAAAATGATCCATGAAAATTATAACGTATCAGATTTAGAAAAATCTATTAAATTTTATAACGAAGCCCTCGACTTACATGAAGTAAGACGAAAGACGACAGATGATTTTATTATTGTATATTTGAGTAACGATATCAGTGATTTTGAGCTGGAACTTACTTGGCTGAAAGATCATCCACAGCCATATGATCTGGGCGAATGTGAATTCCATCTGGCATTTCGAGCAGATGATTATGAGGCTGCTTATAAAAAGCACAAAGAGATGGGATGCATTTGCTTCGAAAATGAAGCGATGGGAATTTATTTCATCGAAGATCCGGATGGATACTGGCTTGAGATTCT